The DNA window CTCTGAGTTTAGAGTGTGTACTTTTGATAGGGTTCCAAAGAAATGGTCCCTGCTTTGTAAGTGTACGCTGCTCTATCTCTCGTTCAATCTTGTAACGTCCTTCTCTTTCTGATTTATTTACTATTATCCCCACATATAGAGCTGAACTAAGCCAGTTCCAAGAGCAAATGGGTGCACGGTGAGGCTTTTCTTTGTCCGCACTATTTCATTTTATGCATTATATGACTGAAATTTAGTGAAGTTTGTATAGGATCTGGGAAGATGAAATTGCAGTGAAATTTGCATAGGATTTGGCAAGCTGAAATTTTAGTGAAGTTTGAAAATGATCTAACTAGCTAAAGGGAAATATGTACTCCTTTACCTAGGCTGTTGATATGTAGAGAACTGGAAAGCTCAGCTGGGTTGTACCGCAGCGCAGGAGGGTTCGAATGATTTGAAAGGATAAGACAAAACTTAATCTATACCATGAGTGAGTTAATATTACAGAGGGAGAGCAATTTCTTATACTACCTCAGCTAATTATGGCCGTAGATGATACAGGAAAAAAGTAAAGTACAGCGTTATATTTATTACTAGCTAAATACCGATGTTTTGTTACggagaaatatgaattatacacATGCATGCTAGTATTGTTTAGAACttgttttttaagataaaaaaatagaaccgatatataagattattttgaaacaatatagttgttactttaaaaaaatatatttattagacGGTAGATTAACTGTTACCATCGTTACCTTCGTAGTATAGATTATTAGTCTTGGTTTCTCACTTGTCCCTCCTGGCGCGAGAAGTAGTCCAACAGCTTGGAGGACACATCCGGGAAGACGCGAATCGGGCGGCACTCCCTGTTGAGGCAGACGATGGTGGCCGTCGCTTCCAAAACGAGCTGCCAtgcattgcatttgcattCGATAAAGATAGAAACTAAGAGTCTCATCGTTTCTCATAAATTtcacaggaattttagagtaaatagtttaatttctttaaattttCTGTAAAAATCCTTTAAGAAGAGGTCTTAAAAGGCATGCGTGCATGTGCGATTACGCATGTTAGACGTGCGTACTGATCAAATTCAGTGCgcacggaaaaaaaaaactgaactcTGGCGCTATGAAAACGTGCAGCGCACTGCATTCGCATGCACGTATGGTATCCAGCACCCTctccatttttaaatataaaacgtattttttattaggataaagtattaatttattaaaatattagttCAAAAGTGTTATCATAATAAAGAACTCTTGCATACGATCTAATAATGTTAactttatatcataaaaattatattgcaaTTGATTAATCTTTAGTTAACCTTCTATCGGAacgaaagaaaatatatcctataaattatattctatAAGAGTAATCTTTAGTCAAATCTCTATCGTAGCGAAATAATATATATCCTATATTGGAGTTAGTAATTACCTTGTGATCCGGCAAAGTCTCGATAAATTGCTCAGCGTATATCCGCGCACCCTTCACCTGCATTGCCACCTTGACAACAAACTTCGCCCCGCGCTGGGAATAA is part of the Oryza brachyantha chromosome 2, ObraRS2, whole genome shotgun sequence genome and encodes:
- the LOC107303564 gene encoding acyl-acyl carrier protein thioesterase ATL4, chloroplastic-like, with product MQFRPVSRFFELEMSVRDCELDQYGVVNNAVYASYVQRARDELAAVLGVSACTIACTGNSMAVSEQNLKYLTPLKRGAKFVVKVAMQVKGARIYAEQFIETLPDHKLVLEATATIVCLNRECRPIRVFPDVSSKLLDYFSRQEGQVRNQD